One stretch of Oceanimonas pelagia DNA includes these proteins:
- the ppnN gene encoding nucleotide 5'-monophosphate nucleosidase PpnN — MITHINPVGSMNLLSQIEVDRLKQSASGSLYQLFRNCALAVLNSGSKTDSSKEILERYRNFDINVIRRERGIKLELFNPPEHAFVDGEIIRSIQDHLFSVLRDIIYVNSHLQANPQLNLTASSHITDLVFSILRHARAINPGADPNLIVCWGGHSISPAEYQYTREVGNELGLRELNICTGCGPGAMEGPMKGAAVGHAKQRVTGSRYVGLTEPSIIAAEPPNPIVNELVILPDIEKRLEAFVRLGHGIIVFPGGVGTAEEILYILGIMMHPENRNQPLPIILTGPKESASYFRSVDEFIGSTLGPDAQALYEIIIDDPAEVARRLKTTMPLVRDYRKSVGDAYSFNWSLKIEPEFQLPFVPDHDNMANLNLHWDQAPQQLAANLRRAFSGIVAGNVKESGLRAIEKKGPFLINGDPKLMKMMDKLLRQFVEQQRMKLPGSTYVPCYRIDR; from the coding sequence ATGATCACCCATATCAATCCGGTTGGCAGCATGAACCTGCTGTCCCAAATCGAGGTGGATCGCCTCAAGCAGTCGGCTTCCGGCAGCCTGTATCAGCTGTTCCGCAACTGCGCGCTGGCGGTGCTCAATTCCGGCAGCAAGACCGACAGCTCCAAGGAAATACTCGAGCGCTACCGCAATTTCGACATCAACGTCATTCGCCGGGAGCGGGGCATCAAGCTGGAGCTGTTCAACCCGCCCGAGCACGCCTTTGTGGACGGCGAAATCATTCGCAGCATTCAGGACCACCTGTTCTCGGTGCTGCGCGACATCATTTACGTCAACAGCCACCTGCAGGCCAATCCCCAGCTCAACCTGACGGCGTCGTCCCACATCACCGACCTGGTGTTTTCCATTCTGCGCCATGCCCGGGCCATCAATCCGGGCGCCGATCCCAACCTTATCGTGTGCTGGGGCGGCCACTCCATCAGCCCGGCGGAATACCAGTACACCCGGGAAGTGGGCAACGAGCTGGGCCTGCGCGAGCTCAATATCTGCACCGGTTGTGGTCCCGGCGCCATGGAAGGCCCGATGAAGGGTGCGGCCGTGGGCCACGCCAAGCAGCGGGTGACCGGCAGCCGCTATGTGGGCCTGACCGAGCCATCCATCATCGCCGCCGAGCCGCCCAACCCCATCGTCAACGAGCTGGTGATCCTGCCCGACATTGAAAAGCGTCTGGAGGCCTTTGTACGCCTGGGCCACGGCATTATCGTGTTTCCCGGCGGCGTGGGCACGGCGGAAGAGATCCTCTACATTCTGGGCATCATGATGCACCCGGAAAACCGCAATCAGCCGCTGCCCATCATCCTCACCGGTCCCAAGGAAAGCGCCAGCTATTTTCGCAGCGTCGACGAGTTTATCGGCAGCACCCTGGGACCGGACGCCCAGGCCCTTTACGAGATCATCATCGACGATCCGGCGGAAGTGGCCCGGCGCCTGAAAACCACCATGCCGCTGGTGCGCGACTACCGCAAATCCGTGGGCGACGCCTACTCCTTCAACTGGTCGCTCAAGATCGAGCCCGAGTTCCAGCTGCCCTTTGTGCCCGACCACGACAACATGGCCAACCTTAACCTGCACTGGGATCAGGCGCCCCAGCAACTGGCCGCCAACCTGCGCCGGGCCTTTTCCGGCATCGTGGCGGGCAACGTCAAGGAAAGCGGCCTGCGCGCCATCGAGAAAAAGGGCCCCTTCCTGATCAACGGTGATCCCAAACTGATGAAGATGATGGACAAGCTGCTGCGGCAGTTTGTGGAGCAGCAGCGCATGAAGCTGCCCGGCTCCACCTATGTGCCCTGCTACCGCATCGATCGCTGA
- a CDS encoding GGDEF domain-containing protein produces the protein MNKNSDPMMLQDLVAVITELQTLLNGLPDQAARDPALPEQADGRGLLVQWQKLFGSQPSPDAPAGEPAEPGLADSLHRQLSRLRRFHHQAAHQQQQGGEQLLQAARELQASPYAPPQLPALVHDLETPGNFFYYLWPLLECYQQAIGLCSTQQEQDQRELCQRLLQLIDELDYGGEVGREIGEIQQQLLQHNDPETLPPLCLRLIELVIQGSRTERQHSTRFLARLNEGLEGMQDQFSCSVNEGRALVCDRQVHDADLAGELNAIGAHLAGHEQTRLTREIELRMNGIQRILSRHEQLQQREAALLTRLQTLETRVCELKQQASDYRRRLTSQNEKLLIDSLTQVYNRTALNERLKTEFQRWQKSPQPLCITLLDIDHFKQINDKFGHLAGDKALRLIARTLRQSVKASDFVARFGGEEFVVLMLNVDPQLLHRPLEQLCRKIAAIPFRFKQERVTITVSMGATLLRHGDTITSALERADQALYRAKNAGRNQLVIL, from the coding sequence ATGAACAAAAACAGTGATCCCATGATGTTGCAGGATCTGGTGGCCGTCATCACCGAATTGCAGACCCTGCTGAACGGCCTGCCCGATCAGGCTGCCAGGGACCCGGCCCTGCCGGAGCAGGCCGACGGCCGGGGCCTGCTGGTGCAATGGCAAAAGCTGTTCGGCAGTCAGCCCTCACCCGATGCGCCCGCCGGCGAGCCGGCCGAGCCGGGACTGGCCGATAGCCTGCACCGGCAACTGAGCCGGCTGCGTCGTTTTCACCATCAGGCCGCCCACCAGCAGCAGCAGGGTGGCGAGCAGCTGCTGCAGGCGGCCCGGGAGCTGCAGGCATCGCCCTATGCCCCGCCCCAGTTGCCCGCCCTGGTGCACGACCTGGAAACCCCGGGCAATTTTTTTTATTACCTGTGGCCGCTGCTGGAATGCTACCAGCAGGCCATCGGCCTGTGCTCCACCCAGCAGGAGCAGGATCAGCGCGAGCTGTGCCAGCGCCTGCTGCAACTGATCGACGAGCTCGACTACGGCGGCGAGGTGGGCCGGGAAATCGGCGAGATCCAGCAGCAACTGCTGCAGCACAATGACCCCGAAACCCTGCCGCCGCTGTGCCTGCGCCTGATTGAGCTGGTCATTCAGGGAAGCCGTACCGAACGTCAGCATTCCACCCGTTTTCTCGCCCGCCTCAACGAGGGGCTGGAAGGCATGCAGGATCAGTTTTCCTGCTCGGTCAACGAAGGCCGGGCCCTGGTCTGCGACCGCCAGGTTCACGATGCCGATCTGGCCGGCGAGCTGAACGCCATCGGCGCCCACCTGGCCGGCCATGAGCAAACCCGGCTGACCCGGGAGATTGAACTGCGCATGAACGGCATTCAAAGGATCCTGAGCCGCCACGAGCAGCTGCAACAACGGGAAGCGGCGCTGCTGACACGCCTGCAAACCCTGGAAACCCGAGTCTGCGAGCTGAAACAACAGGCCAGCGATTACCGCCGGCGGCTGACCAGCCAGAATGAAAAGCTGCTGATCGACAGCCTCACCCAGGTGTACAACCGCACCGCCCTGAACGAGCGCCTGAAGACCGAATTTCAGCGCTGGCAGAAGTCGCCACAGCCCTTGTGCATAACCCTGCTCGACATCGATCATTTCAAGCAGATCAACGACAAGTTCGGCCACCTGGCCGGCGACAAGGCCCTGCGGCTGATCGCCCGCACCCTGCGCCAGAGTGTGAAGGCAAGCGACTTTGTGGCCCGCTTCGGCGGCGAGGAGTTTGTGGTGCTGATGCTGAATGTGGATCCCCAGTTGCTGCACCGGCCACTGGAACAATTGTGCCGAAAAATTGCAGCCATTCCGTTTCGTTTCAAACAGGAGCGCGTTACCATCACCGTCTCCATGGGGGCCACCCTGCTCAGGCACGGGGACACCATTACCTCCGCCCTGGAGCGCGCCGATCAGGCCCTGTACCGGGCAAAAAATGCAGGACGCAATCAGCTCGTGATTCTCTGA
- a CDS encoding tetratricopeptide repeat protein, giving the protein MILSVAVLVSHLAGAPPLSTYSPEPAELQRARQLMLSRPDECVALTHYFLQRKEARPASMFNSRQEPDQLQQAKRFRTRGQTFTAWQLQALCQANDGLLLPADVSINRAIALARQHRQHHALAIGLLIKAKLALARQQPALAQAQLDEAAGLTLPPDSDLKGDIQLLQAAVLLHQHRFDEARQAFEQARLQALQQDDTPRQAWANFLLGEYYLQLQQDELALSHFLETLDSLGDRRQFYVKALAAKKAAAIYAALGQNDKALQYANQSTTEFEQLGNNPLLISSLINLGRVTRTGNDANLALVYFFNALDLVRIQGDADIMYQLYLEIGQSYAQLGSFAEGLHYLGMARSGFERNQDGSRQIDALVQLGKVHLAQGEYGLALLRLERARALAEQLDDVLRLIESHRLLAELFEQSGNMGDALKHQKALHAYFKRATTVNRLLTQSLVQDNELQLQQERELSELGRRSEQLLAEREQFALLAAALSLLSPLLLYGLLRNHVRSRRLLRHNQELQQALLIEPITGLPNWRQLMQRLPQEMAKQQQRSEQWYLSEEQPRPFDDKIYYLLLQVPFMTNLRERVGLGHATNIQRQLGDYLRGRIHPRARLYDLRDGQFIYAIPQKEVAELQQTLEALERMFAEFPCQFELDRRLITGIIGHPFLPKSPHALDDMKLGDILYLAMAAAHQLAEKTCESAWVELLAVDCQQAAFFTGDIRTCCVQGIMKGLVKVNSSHKKQQIDWQALLPALP; this is encoded by the coding sequence GTGATTCTGTCTGTCGCCGTTCTGGTGTCGCATCTGGCAGGGGCGCCGCCGCTGTCAACCTACTCACCGGAGCCCGCCGAACTGCAGCGGGCCCGCCAGCTTATGCTGAGCCGGCCCGACGAATGCGTGGCCCTGACCCACTATTTTCTGCAGCGCAAGGAAGCCAGACCCGCCTCCATGTTCAACTCCCGCCAGGAGCCGGACCAGCTGCAGCAGGCCAAGCGTTTTCGCACTCGAGGCCAGACCTTTACCGCCTGGCAGTTGCAGGCCCTGTGCCAGGCCAACGACGGCCTGCTGCTGCCGGCGGACGTCAGCATCAACCGGGCCATAGCCCTGGCCCGCCAGCACCGCCAGCATCACGCCCTGGCCATCGGCCTGCTGATCAAGGCCAAACTGGCCCTGGCCCGCCAGCAGCCGGCACTGGCCCAGGCCCAGCTCGATGAGGCGGCCGGCCTGACGCTGCCCCCCGACTCGGATCTGAAGGGGGACATTCAGCTGTTGCAGGCCGCGGTGCTGCTGCATCAGCACCGCTTTGACGAGGCCCGCCAGGCCTTTGAGCAGGCGCGGTTGCAGGCCCTGCAGCAGGACGATACCCCGCGCCAGGCCTGGGCCAACTTTTTGCTGGGCGAATATTATCTGCAACTGCAGCAGGACGAGCTGGCCCTGTCCCACTTTCTGGAAACCCTCGACTCCCTCGGCGATCGCCGCCAGTTTTACGTCAAGGCCCTGGCCGCCAAGAAGGCCGCCGCCATCTATGCCGCCCTGGGGCAGAACGACAAGGCGCTGCAGTATGCCAACCAGTCCACCACCGAGTTCGAGCAACTGGGCAACAATCCGCTGCTGATCAGTTCACTGATCAACCTCGGCCGGGTTACCCGCACCGGCAACGATGCCAACCTGGCGCTGGTTTATTTTTTCAACGCCCTGGATCTGGTGCGCATTCAGGGCGATGCCGACATCATGTATCAGCTTTACCTGGAAATCGGCCAGTCCTATGCCCAGCTCGGCAGTTTTGCGGAAGGCCTGCATTACCTCGGCATGGCCCGCTCCGGCTTTGAACGCAATCAGGACGGCTCCCGCCAGATAGATGCCCTGGTGCAACTGGGCAAGGTACATCTGGCCCAGGGCGAATACGGTCTGGCCCTGCTGCGGCTGGAACGGGCACGGGCCCTGGCGGAGCAGCTGGACGACGTGCTGCGGCTGATTGAAAGCCACCGGCTGCTGGCCGAGCTGTTTGAACAAAGCGGCAACATGGGGGATGCGCTGAAACACCAGAAGGCGCTGCACGCCTATTTCAAGCGCGCCACCACAGTCAACCGTCTGCTCACCCAGAGCCTGGTGCAGGACAACGAACTGCAGTTGCAGCAGGAACGGGAGCTGAGCGAGCTGGGCCGACGCAGTGAGCAACTGCTGGCAGAGCGGGAGCAGTTTGCCCTGCTCGCCGCCGCCCTGAGCCTGCTGTCGCCGTTGCTGCTGTACGGCCTGCTGCGCAATCATGTGCGCAGCCGCCGGCTGCTGCGCCACAACCAGGAGCTGCAGCAGGCGCTGCTGATCGAGCCCATTACCGGCCTGCCCAACTGGCGTCAGCTGATGCAGCGTCTGCCGCAGGAAATGGCCAAACAGCAGCAGCGCTCGGAGCAATGGTACCTGAGTGAAGAGCAACCCCGCCCCTTTGACGACAAAATCTATTACCTGCTGCTGCAGGTGCCCTTTATGACCAACCTGCGCGAGCGGGTCGGGCTGGGCCATGCCACCAACATTCAGCGCCAGCTCGGCGACTACCTGCGCGGACGTATTCATCCCAGGGCGCGGCTCTACGATCTGCGCGACGGCCAGTTCATTTACGCCATTCCGCAAAAGGAAGTGGCCGAACTGCAGCAGACCCTGGAGGCGCTGGAGCGCATGTTTGCCGAGTTTCCCTGCCAGTTTGAACTGGACAGGCGCCTGATCACCGGCATTATCGGCCATCCCTTCCTGCCCAAGTCGCCCCATGCGCTGGATGACATGAAACTCGGCGACATTCTTTACCTGGCCATGGCGGCGGCGCACCAGCTGGCGGAAAAAACCTGTGAGTCGGCCTGGGTGGAGTTACTGGCGGTGGACTGCCAGCAGGCGGCGTTTTTCACCGGAGATATTCGCACCTGCTGCGTTCAGGGTATTATGAAGGGGCTGGTCAAAGTGAACAGCTCCCACAAAAAACAACAAATTGACTGGCAAGCCCTGCTGCCGGCGTTACCATAA
- the queF gene encoding NADPH-dependent 7-cyano-7-deazaguanine reductase QueF (Catalyzes the NADPH-dependent reduction of 7-cyano-7-deazaguanine (preQ0) to 7-aminomethyl-7-deazaguanine (preQ1) in queuosine biosynthesis) encodes MTPEQKYQQSHSLAELPLGKQSSYVSEYDPGQLQPVPRSLNRDDLALKADALPFSGEDLWNLYELSWLNAKGKPVVAMGEVRVPATSLNLIESKSFKLYLNSFNQSRFESLAAVEETLARDLSACAQGAVTVKLYELQYAPAQFGRLPGHCIDQLDIDIDRYQPDATLLAHATEADIVNETLHSHLLKSNCLVTGQPDWGSIMIRYQGPRIRQDALLRYLVSFRQHNEFHEQCVERIFMDLMQHCRPAELTVYARYTRRGGLDINPYRSNVAGKAANVRLLRQ; translated from the coding sequence ATGACACCAGAGCAGAAATACCAACAGAGCCATTCCCTTGCCGAGCTGCCACTGGGCAAACAAAGCAGCTACGTCAGCGAGTATGATCCCGGCCAGCTGCAACCGGTGCCCCGCAGTCTGAACCGGGACGATCTGGCACTCAAGGCCGATGCTCTGCCCTTTTCCGGTGAAGATCTGTGGAACCTCTACGAGCTGTCCTGGCTCAATGCCAAAGGCAAGCCCGTGGTGGCCATGGGCGAGGTGCGGGTGCCCGCCACCAGCCTCAACCTGATCGAGTCCAAGTCCTTCAAGCTGTATCTGAACAGCTTCAACCAGAGCCGGTTTGAAAGCCTGGCGGCGGTGGAGGAAACCCTGGCCCGGGATCTGTCTGCCTGCGCTCAGGGGGCGGTCACGGTCAAGCTCTACGAACTGCAGTACGCCCCCGCCCAGTTCGGCCGCCTGCCCGGCCACTGCATCGATCAGCTGGACATCGACATCGACCGCTACCAGCCCGATGCCACCCTGCTGGCCCACGCCACCGAGGCGGACATCGTCAATGAAACCCTGCACTCCCATCTGCTCAAGTCCAACTGCCTGGTCACCGGCCAGCCCGACTGGGGCAGCATCATGATCCGCTACCAGGGCCCGCGCATCCGCCAGGATGCGCTGCTGCGCTATCTGGTGAGCTTTCGCCAGCACAACGAGTTCCACGAGCAGTGCGTGGAGCGCATCTTTATGGATCTGATGCAGCACTGCCGGCCCGCAGAGCTGACCGTATATGCCCGCTACACCCGCCGCGGCGGCCTCGACATCAACCCCTACCGCAGCAATGTGGCCGGTAAGGCGGCCAATGTGCGCCTGCTACGCCAGTAA
- a CDS encoding SecY-interacting protein Syd, giving the protein MQNQEVAALSGLFDRYRRLYGQPLAEQDPGQPSPAELPPAHQGRVGWRPFLRAEPGSFDNLARALAMPVHPSLTALFGHYYAGNLPLCYKGLFVTLLQPWNSADFERLQQNQIGHQLMQRKLGLPATWFIATCRDEHRLVTLDNASGAVLLERLGQGAIGTLAPDLAGFLRRAEPVSS; this is encoded by the coding sequence ATGCAGAATCAAGAGGTCGCGGCCCTGTCCGGCCTGTTTGACCGTTACCGGCGGCTCTACGGCCAGCCGCTGGCCGAGCAGGACCCCGGGCAGCCTTCGCCCGCCGAGCTGCCACCGGCCCATCAGGGCCGGGTGGGCTGGCGGCCCTTTCTGCGCGCCGAGCCGGGCAGCTTTGACAACCTGGCCCGGGCCCTGGCCATGCCGGTGCACCCGTCGCTGACGGCGCTGTTCGGTCATTATTACGCCGGCAATTTACCCCTGTGTTACAAGGGGCTGTTTGTGACCCTGCTGCAACCCTGGAATTCGGCCGATTTCGAGCGGTTGCAGCAAAATCAGATTGGCCATCAGCTGATGCAGCGCAAGCTGGGTTTGCCGGCCACCTGGTTTATTGCCACCTGCCGGGATGAGCACCGGCTGGTGACCCTGGACAACGCCAGCGGCGCCGTGCTGCTGGAGCGGCTCGGCCAGGGCGCCATCGGCACCCTGGCGCCGGATCTGGCCGGTTTTTTGCGCCGGGCCGAGCCGGTCAGCTCTTGA
- a CDS encoding Zn-ribbon-containing protein: MWVCELQFDCYQDTALAEAESAIRQLLDALRYNGQIIGREFPTVIHQGWLTSRVVCPEADSLHPRHYSRQVELAVERLHRAGLTSPKVNPRGPDLNSDTTDEAHRPEWQVLYTSYLHTCSPLRCGEHFAPIPLYRIPAVANGDFKQVLKWQEDWEACDQLQMNGSILEHAAVEEISATTSLLSRRGRDLAKRIEFLTKIPTFYYLYRVGGDSLASEQARPCPGCGGEWKLDAPLHDIFDFFCEPCRLVSNLSWDFKS; this comes from the coding sequence TCGCCAGCTGCTCGACGCCCTGCGCTATAACGGCCAGATCATTGGCCGGGAATTTCCCACCGTCATTCACCAGGGCTGGCTTACCAGCCGGGTGGTGTGCCCGGAAGCCGACAGCCTGCATCCGCGCCACTACAGCCGTCAGGTGGAGCTGGCGGTGGAACGGTTGCACCGGGCCGGGCTCACCAGCCCCAAGGTGAACCCGCGCGGTCCGGATCTCAACTCCGACACCACCGACGAGGCCCACCGCCCGGAGTGGCAGGTGCTCTACACCAGCTACCTGCACACCTGCTCACCGCTGCGCTGCGGTGAGCATTTCGCGCCCATTCCGCTGTACCGCATTCCGGCGGTGGCCAACGGCGACTTCAAACAGGTGCTGAAATGGCAGGAAGACTGGGAAGCCTGTGATCAACTGCAGATGAACGGCTCCATTCTGGAGCATGCGGCGGTCGAGGAAATTTCTGCCACCACCAGCCTGCTCAGCCGCCGGGGCCGGGATCTGGCCAAGCGCATCGAGTTTCTGACCAAAATCCCCACCTTCTACTACCTGTACCGGGTGGGCGGCGACAGCCTGGCCAGCGAGCAGGCCCGCCCCTGTCCCGGCTGCGGCGGCGAGTGGAAGCTGGACGCGCCGCTGCACGATATTTTCGACTTTTTCTGCGAGCCCTGCCGGCTGGTGTCCAACCTGTCCTGGGACTTCAAGAGCTGA